A genome region from Scyliorhinus torazame isolate Kashiwa2021f chromosome 11, sScyTor2.1, whole genome shotgun sequence includes the following:
- the LOC140385681 gene encoding jerky protein homolog — protein sequence MTSKKNATKRKHVTLTISEKVEIIKKLDKGASVKSLCEVYGVGLSTIYDIRKQREKLFKFCAESDTVEGISERRTLHSAKSADHDGVLYEWFRQHRRKGLPVSGTMLMEKAKEFHTDLRISSACEYSQGWLQKFKHRHGIHLKATGKQLLADRKAVECYVTEFAKLMKDEALSLEQIYNADETDVFWRCLPRNTLAGAEEAVIRNRKESKERLTVLTCANAAGTHKCKLLAVGKSAKPCALKGVKIMPVLYEANKWSCVTQDIVSNWFHHHFVPEARAHTQKIGLAADCKIVLLLDSYSAHPPVEQLDADNVFPTYLPTSCTSLIQPMDQGITKAMKSHYRNSFLRRLVNSYNTGGVDAFKKAVNIEDAILCLANAWNGVTRRTLQNAWHKLCPASMLNDEDAVENIEGFNVNKAKAADLLRYAKQMQSVDLDKQDIVTWLNGEDAAPGVQQATDSEIIEGVLEPQSEDIDNRNKEDNFSNEINVEEGINLASRFIRFLEQQSFISHQDVMHVHRIQEKLIKKQLNHKKRMRLQQMFDEVGKSCAGTLSKPPSPIPSTSRLNETKEPELTALAVNYQPLSSMPLQTISERKQCME from the coding sequence ATGACATCTAAGAAAAATGCAACAAAACGTAAACATGTCACACTGACAATATCGGAAAAGGTAGAAATCATAAAGAAACTAGATAAGGGTGCTTCGGTGAAAAGTTTGTGTGAGGTGTATGGTGTGGGTCTTTCAACAATTTACGACATCAGGAAACAACGTGAAAAACTGTTTAAATTCTGTGCAGAAAGTGACACAGTTGAAGGAATTAGTGAGCGTAGAACACTGCATAGTGCTAAATCTGCTGACCATGATGGTGTGCTGTATGAATGGTTCCGACAGCATCGTAGGAAGGGGCTCCCTGTTTCAGGGACAATGCTTATGGAAAAGGCGAAAGAATTTCATACCGATTTGAGAATTAGTTCTGCCTGTGAGTACTCCCAAGGTTGGTTGCAAAAGTTCAAACATAGGCATGGGATTCACCTAAAAGCTACTGGCAAACAGCTTCTTGCTGATAGAAAGGCTGTTGAATGTTATGTAACTGAGTTTGCGAAGTTGATGAAGGATGAGGCTCTTAGCCTCGAGCAGATATATAATGCGGACGAGACGGATGTTTTCTGGAGGTGCTTGCCACGAAACACGCTTGCTGGTGCAGAGGAGGCAGTGATACGCAATCGCAAAGAGTCAAAAGAAAGGCTCACAGTGCTCACatgtgcaaatgctgctggaacacacaAGTGTAAACTCTTGGCTGTTGGTAAAAGTGCTAAACCTTGTGCTTTAAAAGGGGTGAAAATCATGCCGGTGCTTTACGAGGCCAACAAATGGTCATGCGTCACTCAGGATATCGTGAGTAACTGGTTCCATCATCATTTTGTCCCCGAGGCGCGTGCACACACTCAAAAGATTGGGTTAGCTGCAGACTGCAAAATTGTGCTTCTTTTGGACAGTTATTCAGCTCACCCCCCTGTAGAACAATTAGATGCTGACAATGTCTTCCCTACATATTTACCCACTAGTTGCACATCTTTAATTCAACCAATGGACCAGGGAATTACTAAAGCAATGAAAAGCCACTACAGGAACAGTTTTTTGCGTCGTCTTGTGAACAGCTACAATACTGGTGGTGTTGATGCTTTTAAGAAGGCCGTCAATATCGAAGATGCTATTTTGTGTTTGGCAAATGCTTGGAACGGTGTCACTAGGAGAACCTTGCAAAATGCGTGGCATAAGTTGTGTCCTGCAAGTATGCTTAATGATGAGGATGCAGTGGAAAACATTGAAGGCTTTAATGTAAACAAGGCAAAGGCAGCTGATCTCTTGCGTTATGCCAAGCAAATGCAAAGTGTTGATTTAGACAAGCAAGATATTGTGACGTGGCTAAACGGTGAAGATGCTGCTCCAGGTGTGCAGCAAGCAACAGATTCAGAGATAATCGAGGGAGTTTTAGAGCCCCAGTCTGAGGATATTGACAACCGCAACAAAGAAGATAATTTTTCTAACGAGATTAATGTGGAGGAGGGGATAAATCTAGCCTCCCGCTTCATTCGCTTTCTAGAGCAACAAAGTTTTATAAGCCATCAAGATGTAATGCATGTGCACCGAATCCAAGAGAAATTAATAAAGAAGCAGCTAAACCACAAGAAACGAATGAGGTTGCAACAAATGTTTGATGAAGTTGGAAAATCCTGTGCAGGCACACTGTCAaaaccacccagtccaatcccatcaACCAGCAGACTGAATGAAACAAAGGAACCAGAATTAACTGCCCTTGCTGTTAATTATCAGCCGCTTTCTTCCATGCCCCTTCAAACTATTAGTGAAAGAAAGCAGTGTATGGAATAG